A stretch of the Sporichthya brevicatena genome encodes the following:
- a CDS encoding DUF3105 domain-containing protein yields the protein MSDRTTEQATSSGGNVPAARGQSAFEDRRQRIEALRAKKRRSERIRSTAFMLVILVGTGAFFAKPAYKWVDKKFNDPLDRSIASFGVPLGDAGCGKITQDKASGSQDHVQVGVRVDYAHVPPSSGKHYSNPVSFAATPFFTTKDNPPVENLVHNMEHGYSILWYDPEIKGGDLDEIEDLAKRLRDDAKYQQFIATPWDPTYGDFPSGKFIALTHWSAPDPKTGQGFGHRLFCERLSGQAVQDFMDKYPATDAPERNIR from the coding sequence GTGTCGGACCGGACCACGGAGCAGGCGACGAGCTCGGGCGGCAACGTGCCCGCGGCGCGTGGGCAGTCGGCGTTCGAGGATCGCCGGCAGCGTATCGAGGCGCTCCGGGCGAAGAAGCGCCGGTCGGAGCGGATCCGCTCGACGGCGTTCATGCTCGTCATCCTGGTCGGAACCGGGGCGTTCTTCGCCAAGCCGGCCTACAAGTGGGTCGACAAGAAGTTCAACGACCCCCTCGACCGCTCGATCGCGTCCTTCGGCGTCCCCCTCGGTGACGCCGGCTGCGGGAAGATCACGCAGGACAAGGCCAGCGGCAGCCAGGACCACGTCCAGGTCGGGGTGCGCGTCGACTACGCCCACGTGCCGCCGAGCTCGGGCAAGCACTACTCCAACCCGGTCTCGTTCGCCGCGACGCCGTTCTTCACCACGAAGGACAACCCGCCGGTCGAGAACCTCGTGCACAACATGGAGCACGGCTACTCGATCCTCTGGTACGACCCGGAGATCAAGGGCGGCGACCTCGACGAGATCGAGGACCTCGCCAAGCGCCTGCGCGACGACGCGAAGTACCAACAGTTCATCGCGACGCCCTGGGACCCGACCTACGGCGACTTCCCGTCGGGCAAGTTCATCGCGCTGACGCACTGGAGCGCCCCGGACCCGAAGACCGGCCAGGGCTTCGGCCACCGCCTCTTCTGCGAGCGTCTGTCCGGCCAGGCCGTCCAGGACTTCATGGACAAGTACCCCGCCACTGATGCCCCCGAGCGCAACATCCGCTGA
- a CDS encoding PGPGW domain-containing protein: MSRAVPEDPSPEELAELLEIAEDDDLRDLRPDPTDSRVVADAKKRRRTVLLARKIGIALVGGMVLAAGIVMIPLPGPGWLVVVFGLWILSFEFRWAERLFDQIHDKVIDAAHLAASNKWGTALSVLSACSIIAAGVVWWLWDDLPYSSWYSGLALSVSGVVALFTIWWAANDLKKKRARLAAGSG; the protein is encoded by the coding sequence GTGAGTCGAGCCGTGCCCGAGGACCCCTCGCCCGAGGAGCTCGCCGAGCTGCTCGAGATCGCCGAGGACGACGACCTCCGCGATCTCCGACCGGACCCGACCGACTCGCGCGTGGTCGCGGACGCGAAGAAGCGCCGGCGGACGGTCCTGCTCGCCCGCAAGATCGGGATCGCGCTGGTCGGCGGCATGGTCCTCGCGGCGGGCATCGTGATGATCCCGCTGCCCGGGCCCGGGTGGCTCGTCGTGGTCTTCGGGCTGTGGATCCTCAGCTTCGAGTTCCGGTGGGCCGAGCGGCTCTTCGACCAGATCCACGACAAGGTCATCGACGCCGCGCACCTCGCCGCGTCGAACAAGTGGGGTACTGCGCTCTCGGTCCTGTCGGCGTGCAGCATCATCGCCGCCGGGGTGGTCTGGTGGCTCTGGGACGACCTCCCCTACAGCAGCTGGTACTCGGGCCTGGCGCTGAGCGTCAGTGGGGTCGTCGCCCTGTTCACCATCTGGTGGGCCGCGAACGACCTGAAGAAGAAGCGCGCCCGGCTCGCTGCCGGCTCGGGCTGA